A window of Desulfonatronum sp. SC1 genomic DNA:
CCGCGAAATTAAGGAACAGACCGTCGAGGCCGCGCCGCGCCAAGAACAGCGTCAGGCCACTGCTCAACCGGCCAGGCAGCAGCCCGCTGCGCAACCTTCACAACAGCCCGCTCAACAACCCGCTCAACAACCCGCTCAACAACCCGCCCAACCTCGGCAACAGCAGCAGGCCGCCGAACCCCCGGCCGCTCCGGCACCTGCTTCGGCAGAACAGCTGCGTCCGGCCGTGTCCAGGCCGGTGACTCACGAGGTGCAACCCGGCGAAACCCTGTTCCGGATTAGCCGAACCTACGGGGTGACCGTGGACGATCTGCGTCGCTTGAATAACATTTCCGGAGACCGGATCAACCCCGGCCAGGTCCTCAAGGTTCGACCGTAATTTTCATTCCGGTGGAAGATTGTCCGTCTTCCTCCAAAACCAAAACGCCGAACACGGTTACCCATCGTGTTCGGCGTTTGTTTTTACAACAACCGCAGGTTCCAGTTGAACGGCGAAGTGCGGAGGCGTTGCCCCAGGCCGGGGGGGAGTTTTTCCTCCAGTTCCACGAACAGACGGTAGCCGGCGGACTCCAGGCGGGGCAGGTGTTGGTGCAGGTCCAGGGCCCAGTCCGGAAAGATCCAGAGATTCGATCCGTATTCCCGGGCCCAGGCGATTTCCTGTTTGGGGCTGGCCAGCGGGGTGTCGACGCGGAGTTCCTGCGCCCGCCAGCGGGAGACGCACAGGGGCCAGAACCCGGCCGTGACGATTCCCAGAGGCAGGGGGCTGCGCTCAGGAAGTTCCAGGAGGGCTTGCTCGTCCAGCTCCGGACTGACCACCGCGCCGGTGAACCCCAAGCCGGCCAGCCGATCCAGGGCCAGGGCGTTGGCCGTATTGCAGAATGGTCCGGCCCAGAGACGGGCCGGATGGGAGCGGGCCGGGCGGGAACCTTGCTGGCCCGCGTCGAACAAAGCAATTTGCCAGGGGGCGTTGCACACGAACAACTCGGCACCCGCGGAGCGAATCTTGGCCAGGGCATCCCGCCAGATTGCCTCTTCCTCCGGCCAGATCACCGGAGGCAGCC
This region includes:
- a CDS encoding LysM domain-containing protein, translated to MDKKSWLQKLESMEQERHEVEAPEEEERGALRDALEGRGKYVILGGIGLFVLVLLVIIASSGGGSKSDRDLHDILARLEVIETKLVGLENQESGRQQALVRMQGDFSILTMRVDKLSREIKEQTVEAAPRQEQRQATAQPARQQPAAQPSQQPAQQPAQQPAQQPAQPRQQQQAAEPPAAPAPASAEQLRPAVSRPVTHEVQPGETLFRISRTYGVTVDDLRRLNNISGDRINPGQVLKVRP